The proteins below are encoded in one region of Geomonas ferrireducens:
- a CDS encoding 3'-5' exoribonuclease YhaM family protein translates to MKKTVAEIKDRDIVEAVFLVKEKIVAMAKNGKPYLTLRLMDKTGEVDAKIWDNADQVGSLFDRNDFLAVKGKASVYLGKMQLIVSELKRVPEETVVLADFLPETDSDIKGMEAELHALIASMADQDLARLLRSFFEDPELMAQYRTAPAAKGMHHVYLGGLLEHSLSVARLVDAMVPLYQGLNRDLLVAGALLHDIGKVREMTYLRCFDYSDEGKLLGHITIGVEMLHERIAKLPDFPAELAMLLKHMILSHHGQYEYGSPKRPKTLEATILNYLDDLDSKINGIRTHIRKEPDNPSRWTAYHRLYDRYFFKEKPAVAEGEAGACLEPSELLAETVTAPEPPSPADRPETATQQRQDQRQDQRQDQRQDQRQDQRQDQRERKSFSNNPFAILKK, encoded by the coding sequence GCGGTCTTCCTGGTCAAGGAAAAGATCGTCGCCATGGCCAAGAACGGCAAGCCGTACCTCACCCTGAGGCTGATGGACAAGACGGGGGAGGTGGATGCCAAGATCTGGGACAACGCGGACCAGGTCGGCTCTTTGTTCGACAGAAACGACTTCCTCGCCGTGAAGGGGAAGGCGAGCGTCTACCTCGGCAAGATGCAGCTCATCGTCTCCGAGCTGAAGCGGGTTCCCGAGGAAACCGTGGTGCTCGCCGATTTTCTTCCCGAGACCGACAGCGACATAAAGGGCATGGAGGCCGAACTGCACGCCCTGATCGCCAGCATGGCCGACCAGGACCTCGCCAGGCTGCTCCGCTCCTTCTTCGAGGACCCGGAGCTCATGGCGCAGTACCGCACGGCACCTGCGGCGAAGGGGATGCACCACGTCTACCTGGGGGGACTCCTGGAGCACTCGCTTTCCGTGGCGCGGCTCGTGGACGCCATGGTGCCGCTCTACCAGGGGCTCAACCGCGACCTCCTCGTCGCCGGCGCGCTGCTGCACGACATCGGCAAGGTGCGCGAGATGACCTATCTGCGCTGCTTCGACTACTCCGATGAAGGGAAGCTGCTCGGTCACATCACCATCGGCGTCGAGATGCTGCATGAGCGGATCGCGAAGCTCCCGGATTTTCCGGCCGAGCTCGCCATGCTCCTTAAACACATGATCCTGTCGCACCACGGTCAGTACGAGTACGGCTCGCCCAAGCGTCCTAAGACCCTGGAAGCGACCATCCTCAACTACTTGGACGACCTCGACTCGAAGATCAACGGTATCCGGACCCACATAAGAAAAGAGCCGGACAACCCGTCCCGCTGGACCGCTTATCACCGCCTCTACGACCGCTACTTCTTCAAGGAGAAGCCGGCCGTTGCCGAGGGGGAAGCGGGAGCGTGCCTCGAGCCCTCCGAACTGCTTGCGGAGACGGTAACCGCGCCGGAGCCGCCTAGCCCGGCCGACCGGCCTGAAACGGCTACGCAGCAACGCCAGGACCAACGCCAGGACCAACGCCAGGACCAACGCCAGGACCAACGCCAGGACCAACGCCAGGACCAGCGCGAGCGGAAAAGCTTCAGCAACAACCCGTTCGCCATCCTTAAGAAGTGA
- a CDS encoding MBL fold metallo-hydrolase: MLFETIVVGPLGVNCFILGDKQSKEGMVVDPGADCDIILATVAQFGINVKYIVNTHGHFDHMGCNRRLKEKTGAPLLAHKEDLNFLVHASRSATKYGLTVEDSPEPDLFLTDGMQLQLGARVIEVLHTPGHTQGGCCLYLANEKLVLTGDTLFADSVGRTDLPGGNHDQLITSIRTKLMALPDDTIVWPGHGPSSTIGQERRFNPYLND, encoded by the coding sequence ATGCTATTTGAAACCATAGTCGTCGGACCGCTCGGGGTGAACTGCTTCATCCTGGGGGACAAGCAGAGTAAGGAAGGGATGGTGGTGGATCCGGGCGCGGACTGCGACATCATCCTCGCCACGGTGGCCCAGTTCGGCATCAACGTGAAGTACATCGTCAACACCCATGGCCACTTCGACCACATGGGGTGCAACCGCAGGCTCAAGGAGAAGACCGGAGCGCCGCTTCTGGCGCACAAGGAGGACCTCAACTTCCTGGTGCACGCGTCACGCTCCGCCACGAAGTACGGGCTCACCGTGGAGGACTCGCCGGAGCCGGACCTTTTCCTCACCGACGGGATGCAGCTTCAGCTCGGTGCGCGCGTCATCGAGGTGCTGCACACCCCCGGGCACACCCAGGGCGGCTGCTGCCTCTATCTCGCCAACGAAAAGCTGGTGCTCACCGGCGACACCCTCTTTGCCGACTCGGTCGGGCGCACCGACCTCCCGGGAGGAAACCACGACCAGCTCATCACCTCGATCCGCACCAAGCTGATGGCGCTCCCGGACGATACCATCGTCTGGCCCGGGCACGGCCCCTCCAGCACCATCGGGCAGGAGCGCCGCTTCAACCCGTACCTCAACGACTAG